One Prolixibacteraceae bacterium DNA segment encodes these proteins:
- a CDS encoding 2-hydroxyacid dehydrogenase, with product MRPKITFFDTKPYDKEIYKPLAEKMGFDVRFVFYHLTEDNILLAQDADVVVIFVNDILNEKVINKLHSYGVKLIALRCAGFNNVDIKAAKDKIKVVRVPAYSPSAIAEHTVALMLSLNRKIHRAYFRTRDANFSLNGLMGYNLNGKTAGVIGTGKIGKSLIKILKGFEMDVLAYDPFPDNKLAESLGYQYTDLDTLFQKSDVISLNCPLTRETKWLIDKDAIDMMKEGVMIINTGRGKLIKTTDLIEGLKAGKVSAAGLDVYEEENEFFFEDLSDQVLEDDVLARLLTFNNVIVTSHQAFFTKEAFMNIANTTLNNIKDFCEGKELKNEVKI from the coding sequence ATGAGACCCAAGATAACATTCTTTGACACTAAACCCTATGATAAGGAGATATATAAGCCTCTTGCTGAGAAGATGGGGTTTGATGTTCGATTTGTTTTCTACCATTTAACAGAAGATAATATCTTATTGGCTCAGGATGCGGATGTAGTTGTAATTTTTGTAAACGATATACTGAATGAAAAGGTAATTAACAAGCTTCATAGTTATGGAGTCAAACTAATTGCACTTCGTTGTGCAGGATTCAACAATGTAGATATCAAAGCAGCAAAAGACAAAATTAAAGTAGTACGTGTTCCTGCATATTCTCCAAGCGCCATTGCGGAACATACCGTTGCACTAATGCTTTCTTTGAATAGAAAAATCCACAGAGCTTATTTCCGTACACGAGATGCAAACTTTTCCCTTAACGGATTAATGGGATATAATCTAAATGGAAAAACAGCAGGCGTCATTGGAACAGGTAAAATTGGAAAATCACTAATCAAAATACTAAAAGGATTTGAGATGGATGTACTCGCGTATGATCCTTTTCCAGACAACAAACTCGCTGAAAGCTTAGGCTATCAATATACCGATCTAGATACACTTTTTCAAAAATCGGATGTTATATCTCTTAACTGTCCTTTAACAAGAGAAACGAAGTGGCTCATTGATAAAGATGCTATTGATATGATGAAAGAGGGAGTAATGATTATTAACACAGGTAGAGGTAAACTTATTAAAACAACAGATCTTATTGAAGGACTTAAAGCGGGAAAAGTGTCTGCAGCAGGATTAGATGTCTATGAAGAGGAAAATGAGTTCTTTTTCGAAGACCTTTCTGACCAAGTCCTCGAGGATGATGTTCTTGCAAGATTACTTACTTTTAATAATGTAATCGTGACCTCTCATCAAGCATTCTTCACAAAAGAAGCCTTCATGAATATCGCAAACACAACATTAAACAACATCAAAGATTTCTGTGAAGGAAAAGAACTGAAGAATGAAGTGAAAATATAG
- the dnaG gene encoding DNA primase — MIEQKIIDKIIQSLPPIDQIISNYLTLKPKGDHMVGICPFHNGSVPTLMVYNNPGIYRCVECNRAGNILQFIMEHETLSFEQTLQLVIDKYQISLPDDWHDKEENNLSQPQKLIQLAEWCKNYFRNQLTDTDEGKSIALNYLTHRGIDIEAINSFQLGYCPKAHGEMTKQAQVEGATIEDLEQIGVTIRRDNWIRDRFESRVIFPIFNISGKTIGFGGRTMAENKEKKIAKYINSPETEIYHKSHVLYGLYQAKKEIINQQNCYIVEGYTDVISMHMAGVHNVVASAGTSLTMDQVRLLRRFTDTVTIIYDGDSAGIGAAIRGVELILQEGMFVKVVPLPEGEDPDSFARSNSQFKDYVQRNEKDFIEYASIARLNQTQNDPISRATAISEIVRLISIIPYLHLRMKYMRECSRLMQIREENLYLELRKFQEKHAEQLHKKSRNNPIPSHLEAMNLSQEVNPFDLEEQEILRFLLRYGPMDLMDENIEGTNRKRTLKVANYIFNELDADQLSSINPLYQKILDEYKAHLNEFNFEPNRYFIHHPDIHVSKFASKLLTNKYVESKMWVQQGNYIEHTEDILFTLIPKVVENYKLSRVRVMIKEKIKGLAMINNQTDFEKILELQQEIQNLKMIEKELSASLGQRTING; from the coding sequence ATGATAGAGCAGAAAATAATTGATAAGATTATACAATCACTTCCTCCAATTGATCAAATTATCTCTAATTACCTTACCCTGAAACCTAAAGGAGATCATATGGTAGGGATATGTCCATTTCATAACGGTTCTGTTCCGACACTGATGGTTTATAACAATCCGGGTATTTACAGGTGTGTTGAATGTAACCGTGCAGGTAATATTCTACAGTTTATTATGGAGCATGAAACACTAAGTTTTGAACAAACACTTCAACTTGTTATAGATAAATATCAAATATCTCTTCCTGATGATTGGCATGACAAAGAAGAAAACAACCTCTCACAACCACAAAAACTAATTCAACTAGCAGAATGGTGTAAAAACTATTTTCGTAATCAACTAACAGATACTGACGAAGGAAAGAGCATCGCCTTAAATTATCTAACCCATAGAGGGATAGATATAGAAGCGATTAACTCATTTCAGCTAGGCTACTGCCCTAAGGCACATGGGGAGATGACAAAACAAGCACAAGTGGAAGGTGCCACAATCGAAGACTTAGAACAGATTGGTGTCACCATCAGAAGAGACAATTGGATACGAGATCGATTCGAGTCAAGGGTTATCTTTCCTATCTTTAACATTTCAGGTAAAACAATTGGTTTTGGTGGTCGTACAATGGCTGAAAATAAGGAGAAGAAGATTGCCAAATATATTAACTCCCCTGAAACAGAGATCTACCATAAGAGTCATGTTCTATATGGTTTATATCAAGCAAAGAAAGAGATTATAAATCAACAAAACTGTTATATAGTCGAAGGATATACAGACGTCATATCCATGCATATGGCAGGAGTACACAACGTAGTTGCTTCTGCGGGAACATCATTGACGATGGACCAAGTAAGGCTACTTCGAAGATTTACGGATACGGTAACCATTATTTATGATGGAGACAGTGCTGGGATCGGGGCAGCTATTAGAGGGGTAGAGTTAATTCTTCAAGAAGGAATGTTCGTTAAAGTGGTTCCTCTTCCTGAAGGGGAAGATCCAGACTCTTTTGCTCGTTCCAATAGTCAATTTAAGGACTACGTTCAGAGAAATGAAAAGGATTTCATAGAATATGCCTCTATTGCACGACTCAATCAGACGCAAAATGATCCAATATCACGAGCTACAGCAATCTCAGAGATTGTTCGTTTAATTTCCATTATTCCATATCTTCACCTAAGAATGAAATATATGCGAGAGTGTAGTAGACTCATGCAAATCAGAGAAGAGAACCTCTATTTAGAACTACGAAAGTTTCAGGAGAAACATGCAGAACAACTTCATAAGAAGAGTAGAAATAATCCTATCCCTTCTCATTTAGAGGCTATGAACCTATCTCAAGAGGTAAACCCTTTTGATCTCGAGGAGCAGGAGATCCTAAGATTCCTTCTTCGCTATGGTCCCATGGATCTTATGGATGAGAATATAGAGGGAACAAATCGAAAAAGAACATTAAAAGTTGCCAACTATATATTTAATGAACTAGATGCAGACCAATTATCCTCAATAAACCCTCTTTATCAAAAGATTCTTGACGAGTACAAGGCACACCTAAATGAATTTAATTTTGAACCCAATAGATATTTCATTCACCATCCAGATATTCATGTAAGCAAGTTTGCGAGCAAATTATTAACAAACAAATATGTTGAAAGCAAGATGTGGGTTCAACAGGGAAACTATATCGAACATACCGAAGATATTCTTTTTACTCTGATCCCTAAAGTGGTTGAAAACTATAAATTAAGTAGAGTAAGGGTGATGATCAAAGAAAAAATAAAAGGGTTAGCAATGATCAATAATCAAACAGATTTTGAAAAGATTCTGGAGCTACAACAAGAGATCCAGAATCTTAAGATGATTGAAAAAGAACTGTCAGCCTCTCTTGGACAAAGAACAATTAATGGGTAA